The Musa acuminata AAA Group cultivar baxijiao chromosome BXJ2-5, Cavendish_Baxijiao_AAA, whole genome shotgun sequence genomic interval aaaaacacaaacaaaaaaaGGAGCACAATTAGTGAAGGGTGAAAGAATCTGAAGCTACCTAGCAAACCTATGGAGTGGAGAAGCTGAATTGTATGCCTGTCTTTCCATGGTCATGCTGTAGTTGTTTCAATATATAACAGTAGTTAATCTGTAAACAAAAACCACATCTTGTAAGAGGACAGAAGATTGATCACACTATATTGTTTAGATTTCAAAGCGAGACAAACCTCCATGCGAAAGAATCTGGTGGGGAAGATTATGCCAAATCCGGCTGAGCTCCTAAATGTCTCCAAGAATCCCCGAAACGAGAAATTCTTGAACTCCGCCAGTGTCAAATCGACAACATTCCCGGTGTTTAAAAACATGTGACCGTGCACTCCAGACTCTCTAAACAACTTTAGCGGTAGATCAAATGAGAGATCAGCAAAGGCAGTAACTGCAAGATTACCTCCGATGGCGTCCCCGCCTGGAGAGGCAATCCTTCCAGAAGGAGTGGTAGCTTCATCTTCACCATGTTTGGTAAGAATTGCTCTCCGCTCATCGGTTGGGCCTACTCCTCTTAACTTAAACCCCAACAAAGAAGTAGGACCACCCAAACTGCATATAGGAGAAGAATGACCGCCCATGTAAAATCGTTCAGGTAATGGTGATGTTGAGTCCATAAATCCCCTTCCCcatggcattatcgcacctgctGCAACACCAAAGTTGACAGCAGCATTGTAAAATCCCAAGGGGAAAGCTCCTCTAACATCAAACTCCTgtaacgagaaaaaaaaaaagtaagcaaACATTAATGGGAAATATGCATCTTTCATTTAAATTGAACAGAGAAAAATAATAGTATGATTGACCAAGAACATGACTGATGTTATTCTCTACAATTAATTGCAAAAAAAATTTAATCCTACAAAGAGAATCAATACAGATATAATTCAAATGACTAACTAATATCAAAAGTTCAGTCCAGCACTGTGAGAGGACAAATCCTTTCAACTGTGCTCTCCCTAAGCTTGTAGACCTCTTCCTTCTACAACATGGAATAAGAAAATCTGCACCTTCTCCAGTAAAATATCACTATATAGCATGACTCGTTTGGTCACCAAGGCAGTCACATCTTACTGCATATTCCGAGGCAAACTCTGAGTCCATCTTCTCACCAAATAATGTTTTTCTAAATGAATACATTTCCATCTTTACATAAACCTCTAGCCAGTTTTATATGGATATTATCACAGGCTTTCACAAGCTTTCCTAGTGACATCCAGTAAACAAATTGAACCTTCATGCTTCCGCAACGGCGGCTTTGAACAAAACTGAAATCATAGAAAGGAATATGAATGTTGACAAACAGTCATTAATGATACACAATATTAATTACACTCATGTGGGTAGGATTGTTCATTTATGATGCACTCACGGAGGGGTGATTGAGAACAAAGAATCTAGACAAAAAGCACAGTTATATACCAATATTCATTCTACAGAAATCTTTTTAAGTTCAAAGCATTAATCTTAACAAAGTAATATAAGGATACCAGACAGAgggaaaaacaaaaggaaaaggaaaaaggtGGTGGGAAAACAAGTTGCAAACAATTGTTTTGtgtgcttcttcctttttctctgcCTTTTGGTGGGGCAAATTCTGCATGGTGGTAATCATAGCTCGGGAGCCCAGTGGTTGAGTTTCAGAGAGGACAAAGAATGAACAATTAGAATGGAAAAAGGAAACGGGACTACAGGATTAATCAGGCATGTAGTTCACCTACAGAACAGATAAGTATAAGCAAGAGAGTTCTGCGGAAACATAAACAGGACTCATATTTCCATTATGAAGCTGACATAAAGTTTCACCTGATCAGTCTGTTAATACAAGAAGTGAGACACACAGGTCCTGACAAAACTAGCTGGTTCCAATGTTTTGCTACCAGTCACATGCTTATCCCTTAAATGATAGGAACTAACTAGAGGATGTCCTCGTTAAAAAGTTTTGCAGTCAAAGACTTTGGCTTATTGAGTGTAGTAACAATATCATACATTGATAAGCACCTGGAATAGTCAAAATTTCACTAACGTACTTCCAGGACCAAAAAAGCCAAAAATTTAACATAGATCAGCCATGTGCTACAATTTTATTGTCTTTTATTCCTCTAATAACCTTATAAAGTACAACGCACACCTTTTCAAGTATAATTTTTAGGAACTATGGTAACTGATTGTCTTTTCTACCAACATAGAGCGGAGAAGtacaaaaaaacaaaacaaagctGGATCTACGATCCATTTAAACCTTAGCATCAATACATTGTAGTACTTATGATCATTCTACACCAAAATTCATGCTATTTATTCAACAACCAACTGTGACAGCATATTGCAAGAAAATTGCAATGTTTGCAATCTAAAGTAGCACATCACGCTGTTAAAATAGACCCAACATATAACTACAGCAACTACCATGTTCTCATGCACTATAACTAAATGATAGAAATGAGACAATTAGAATGACAATTTTTACAGTTGAATCAAGACTCTAAACCACTGGGAACATCAAAGAGAGCTTACCAGTTCAACTGTATAGTAAAACTAAATATTAGTACAAGCTATCAAAATTCAATAAGTTGATTAAATTCCTTCTTAATCAAACATGAAAAGTTAAGAGATAGTACCTGTCTGATAAATCGTATGATCCTACTATCTGGTCCAAGACCACCAAATTGAGAAGTTGAAAGGAAAGCATACCCACGTGTTGGCCTCAGATTAGAATCTCTATGGTCAATCCTGTATGTGTATTTTAAAGAGGAAAGAAGACTATGTCCTAACTGTCTCCGTATTGTTTTGGATGACATGTGTGATGGATCGGATAAGTTACGCCATGTAAGATTGTAAGCCAGGTCATGGTTTCCAGTTGATATCAAACCAACAGAAAGACCCAATAGGCGTTCCTTGTATGATGAAAACTTTAACCAATCTTGAGAGAGTAATGACACCCGAGTCGTAAGAGGAGTTGAGATTGCTTTGAATCTGGGCAACGACACTCCAGCACTTATCTCTGATGTTTGACCAAAACCATAAGCCCCAGAAGCATCCCAAATATCACCATAGCCAAACAAGTTTTTGAGCTTCAGTGATCCTTCAAGTGACCAAGATCTAGCCTGCAAAAGCCACAACAatgaaataattaatttattattggAACAAGGTTCTTTGGTCTCTTGTTAGAGGCACCTCTCTCTCCCTCATAGAAAATAGCTTTCCCTGGGAGGAGACAATCCTCAACACTCTTCCTCTTTGCATATTGGTCATTCGCAGATTGAGCCGCATCTTCTCCTATTCCTCTTCCccacctcctctcctcctcttcttcaatgTTAGCTGGCAGCATATCTGGTCGGTGGAAAACTGAGACCAGTGTCGCTACTATTTTCCCCCATCCTTATCTTATCGTTGGGCACCTGGAAAACTGTTTtcctacattttcttttttatcttcttatttTCTTTTGAGAGGTCGTAAAGGTTAGAAAATGTACATTTGGAATAGTCAAAACAGGCAATCTAACCCAATCCTAGGTCAGATGGACTCATTAGTGTGGAAACAATCAATTTTAAAACAAGTATTTGGCTCATTAACTCTTAACTAGTTCATAGTCAAACCAGATTGGTTTGAAGTGGGTCATTAGATTCGAACATTTTGCACCCTAGTGGTAGATGTCTGACAGTCTAAAGGCAATAGCTAACTTCAAGAACATATCTGTTAGTTCCAAAATTTTATACAGAGATAAAGTATGTATGCAATAAGATGAGGTTGAGTCATATCTATATAGTTATCATGTTCAGCTAATCTTGTTTTTTCAGTTGattacaattttatttttttcagagATACAATAGTTGATTAAAATGTAGCTTTAAGaattatgaaataaaaaatttatggTTATTAAAACATATTCTCAATCAAATATTGCCAGATTAAATCCAAATCTACAAGAGATCACTAAAGAGtccttcaaaaaaaaagaaaacaatgttCTAAAGTTGTTTGGTGATTTACAAATATGACGTTAAGGGGAGTTACGAGTTTATGTAAACATATTAACATCATCTAAATAATAGTATTGTTTATCGTGAGTTTCACAAATATTGTCTTTTATTATTACACTTTCTATTCAATTCCAATTTCTACTCTTAACATCCAATACATATAATTATCTCCAATACATTTAGTAATCTCTTGTATCGCAAGACTTGTTAAGAATCTCTCATAACCAGCATCGTTTCAGTTACTCGTATTTGTGAGAAGCCCAACAATACTTCCTCGATCCCTATTGTATATTTCTTGTTTAAGAGAAGGATTGCCAATTAGAAGTCAGTGAATGTGACTACACTGTCATACAATCTACTTCTATAAGGAAGATGTGACGGGAACGGGCAAATAAGATAAACAATAAACAGATCGAGGATCTCACCTCTGGCTTTGAATATGCCCCGAATTCACCAGTCAGCGGATTCCTGGCCTCTACGACATCAATGACGACATTGGCGGTGCCAGGGAGCTCGGAGGGGCCGGAATCGAGCGTAATGGAAACCGAGTCGAAGATATCCAACTGGCGGAGGCGCGTGTTGGCGAGGCCAGCAGCCTGGATGAGCTCCTGCATGGAGCAGGCGGAGCGGAAGGCATCGAGGACCTCGGCTTCGATGAGGGCGTCCTTGGTCTTGGTGTTGCCCCGGATGATGATGTCTTGGACGCGGAGGCGGACGGGGCCCCCGGAGAGGCGGCGGAAGAGGCGATTGATATTCTCCCTCTGGGCGGCGGGAGTTTCGtcttcctccgcctcctcctcgtcgtcgccctcctcctcctcctcctcgtcctcgatCTCGTCTTCGTCCTCGCCGTGGTGTTCATCGTTAGTAGCACTCTCAGTCTCCAATTCTTCGACGGGCTTAGGGTTCGGGCCGGCTTCGGAGTCGGAGGGGGTCGCCATGACGGggggaggaaagagagagaggctCTGGTTTGGGTTTAGTGAGACCGAAGTGACACAGATCGGCCTGCGTTTGAAGGTCCCGCATGTGTTGCCTTTTTTGTTTCTAAAAATAAATCGTCGGAAACCGAAGATATAAGACGTGACTGATTATAAATGTTTTCGTTGTTTCTGTGTTTAATGAAAACGTGTTTGATCTAGAAAATCTAAAAACACTTCTAAAATCATAAACAAGGGCATTGCGCTTCTTCTTCTGATTGCGGTCGGCAATTTGGTCTTCGCACATACTCTGTGACTAAGCCCATTGCAATGATCAAGCTCGACGTTAAGCCCAAGCCTAACCTAACAAGACTATAAGCAGTAGCGCCTTGTTTCCCCCTTCACCGTTCAAACCCTTCCCCCCCCTTTCTCGCCCCCCACCGAAAAGAGGAGGGCAGGGAAAGGGGCAATCCATGGCGGACGACTTCCAGAAGCAGCTGCTCTCCTCGCTCGTATCCGACATCAAGAACTATGACGGCCGTGATCCTCTCCGCCCTTGGCTTCAGTAAGAAAACCCCCTTTGCAAAGAAAAGATTAGATTTTGAATTGACTCAGATGTTCTGTCTCCTGTGCTTATGATGGTCTCATCCAATCTCTGCTGCAGCGGCATTCGGAGGATGAAGGAATCTCTGCCTCCTCGAATCTTGAAAGAGAAGCTGCCGAGATTCCTGCAGAAGTGCGCCCAGACTTTTGAATCCGATCGCAGATACCGAAATGACGCTCGATACCTCCGCGTCTGGATCGAACTGGTAACGCAGATGTTAGATGAATGAACAAGCTTCAGACCTGATGTCATTTAGggctttttatttcttttcttttatataccTCCTTTGCTTCTTATAGTCGATCTAGCTGCTGTTGCTGATGGATTCTTAAATGGAACATGGCCGTCTCACGACTTGTTGGTTTTGTGGCTTGCGTCAGATGGATTACGTGGATGATGCCAAGGTGCTTTTGAGGAAGATGGAGAAGAACGGTATTGGCTTGAAACGAGCGATGTTCTATTTGGCGTATGCTTTGTACTATGAGAAGCAGAAGAAGTTCACAGAAGCGGAGAAGATGTACCATATGGGTGTTCAAAAGTAAGATTTTTATTCTCTTGTTATTTCTATGGTCTATATTTGGGATGGGGTATGCTTTGCTTAGGAATATTTATAAGCTTAGTTGTCTTGAAATGTAGATCATGAGAGCATTTAGATTCCTGTTCATTGCTCAAATGCCAATGGATGACAAAATGGCCATAGAGTAGATGTTTAGGCATGCTGTTCCATGGTAAGATTGTAAAGGATTATCTGAGGGTTTTATGTTGGTGTCAACATAACTTTTGAGGAGTTGTTTGTGCCAAAGTTGATGAGAAAGAAGGTAATTAAATCAAATGAAATGAAACCTTTTCCAAGGCACAGTATTGTGTGCATGACAAATCAACTAAATCAACTTCATTTTTATATGCTGATCAAATTTCTTTCTGTGTTGTATGCTACACTAACATGCTTATTCTATCTAGAGCTAGTGAAGAACTATTTATTTTGTAGTGTACTTATGCAGGATGCTACTTAATGTCATGCACAACGTCAAATATGTCGGTTTCGCTTCTACTTGAATTTGTCAGCTAGTTTGTCATTcctatttttctctctttttatggAATCCAAACTTTCACTCCAATGGAACTCACCTAAGATGTATTGCTAAGTAGTCTGGACCATGCACTAAGCAAATTGTAGAGGAAAAATGCCTACATCCAAAAAGTTCTATTTTGATTAGCATAGATTGGTTCATTAGTTATTGTGTTACGAGGCTTTGCGCGTAATCTTCCCTTCATCTGAGTTGATGCAGTATGTTTTGGTGAAATGAAACACTTCTTTACTATAGCCTCCCTTTGAATGTTAATTAGTGGTGCATCGGTCTAAACTTCAGAATCAGATTCAAATGAGTATCCAATTGTCATAGGACACAAAGGAGATACAAAGGCATTATGTGAAATAGTTTCACTAGACTGTATattgcaaggtatgcaataccgtaccgtaccggtatttcaaggttggctcggtacggtatggtaccatgtaccgagcggtatactagGGCATACCAAACGgttttatatatttcttcctcttactgtagtaCGTTCCGTCCGGTagtaggcggtccgcgtaccggtatgccgtcggaccgatacgtaccacccgtaccgggcggtaccattcgaaattgcataccatattTTGATCAATGTGAGAAATTGTACTATTATATTGTATATTATATGAGAAATTGCATACTATTATATGAGAAATTgcataccattcgaaattgcatactatATTGTACTATGTTTTGAGTAGTATGAAAAACATGGAAATGCAAAATATTAGAAGATGTGTTTACAAGAAGCCTCAGTAGGCAACAAAATGTTATATTGTCTGGTCTGATACTTAAAATGAACTATATATATTGGCATGTGACAAACATGAGTCAGTTATGATGGTCTTAGGAATGATCTCCATCCAAGAATCATGGTTTAGTTCTGGTGCATTTGAAAAGTTTAATGAATGTAGTTctgttatttttatataaattcatGTAATTCTTTCACACAAAACTTTCATATAGCCTTGCAGAGCCTGCCGGTGAGTTACAAAAATCATATGAGCAGTTTCTTCGTCGAATGGAGTTgtacaagaaaagaaaagctAAAGTATACTTGTTTTCTCATGGACTTGTAACTCAGTAGTGGCTCTTGGtttcctttttttgtttcttttgttttcctAATGTACATCAGCTGCTTATAAATGTATTTTAACTGCTGCAGGAGGTGGTGTCCAATAAAAGATGCTTAACATTGAAAGGTACTCATATGAGCAAAGAAAGTATTACTGACCAGGAAGGTTGGACTAGTGTCCTGTCTAAAAAAGTAGCTCTTTTGAAAATTTCTAATGTCATCTTGGTTCTGTTTATGGAGCTTAGGGTAATTTATGGCAGGGATTACAGAGAAGAAGGAAATAGTTGATGATAAAGTTCAAATAGTTGATGCAGAGGATGCTTCACAGAAACCTCATCATATTGAAGGTATTTCCAATTCTGGCAATATGATTGATAACATTATTCTATCAGGACATCCAAAATTTATCCAAGATAGCTGTACAGGTTCCAGCAAACCAAGATGTAAAGTTCGAGGATCAGCAGTTCTTGGAAGATCATCTAAACACAGAGATTATCTTGTTGTTGATTGGGAAAAACAAATTCCACATGATACTGATGACACAGTAGTGGTGAAGTTTGTAGACTCTGCAATAGTTGGAAGGTCTGAAGCAGAAGATGCTTGCCATCACGGACTTGTGGATCCCACCATCAACATGAAGGAGGCTATGAATGCCATCGGTAGCATGTTTCGGGAGCCAATAGAGCCAGAGATCATGGTTAAAAGAAGATCAAGTAAACCAAAGGCTATTCCGCATACCAATGGGTTTGAAGTGTTCATTGATGACGATTTTGGTGATGGACCAAACTTTGGTTCTTGCCCCACAAGGAATGAGCAGTGTGGTGTTAGTGATCTTCCAAACCTGCGGTCCAATAAGCATGGAGAAGCTTTCTTTCCGGAAGCACTGAAGAACCAAAGGAAAACAGAAGTACAGAAGCCATTTCTCAGAGAGTTCAAAATATTGGCTGATGATGATGAAGTTGATGAGGTGATTGATAGGCAGATTGAAGTTGCCAAGCCACCAATtgctaatgcttccatttgttcAAAACAACATGATCCGGCTTCTAGCAGCTATGGCAATTCCAATATGATCATCCCGGGATTACACGAAGAGACTATTGTTCACAGATTTGTCGGATCAACTGTTCTTGGTGAACCCAAAGTGGAAAATGCATGCCACCATGGTTTGGTAGATCCAACCATCAACCTGAAGGAAGCTATGGATGATATAAACAGCATGTTTGGGAAGCCATTGGATTTCTTTAACGGCGACAAACCAAAGAAGAAGCCAGGGTTCGTGTGTTCAGATAAGCAACCAGCTTGTGATGGATTTGCTGTATCTTGTGAAGGATTCTCGATATTGGCCGATGATGACATGGAAGATCCAGAAAACAATGCTCCACCTGAAAACTTTTGTGAAAATGGTGATCTATTTGAGCCAACCATTTTTACCAAGGAGGCTATGGCCGAAATCAATGAAATGTTTGGAAAGCCTTTGGACTTCTGACTAGATTAGGGTACATGATTGGACATGTTTGGTCCAACAACATTTTGCCTCGTGAAGATTCCTTGATCTACCAGCTAAAATTGGGGAAGATGTATCGATAACTCTACCCATGGGTAAGTGGATTCTAGAATTTTTCCTACTAAATTCCAGAAATCTGTGCAGAGTTTGATGTGAAATTTTCAGTTGATGAGTTACCAAATATGACCATTATGTTTGTGTGGATCATTTTTATCCAATTGTTGAACCTGTGAATGGAGTCATAGATGCTTTGGTGCTTTTTTTGATCTGATACAGTGAACTCTAATGAAAGAGCAGAGTTACTTGAACCCAATTGGGCTGTGCATCATGAAATCCAATTCTTCCATCTAACTTCATCAGAAGCCTCTGTGACATAATGTCAAATGGGAGATAGGCATTCTCTGTGGGGCTTCACCATCGATCGATTTGCCTATCGTTCATCACCATGACCCATCCCAGATCAAAACCAacgcagagaagaagaagaaccacaaCAAAGATTTGATTTGACAAAGCAGTGAGTAAAGAGAATGTATTACTTGTTAATGGGATCTTTCTCCAGTTTCGATCCAAAATGTCACCACACGAACTAAGTGATCGGTATGCCTAATTACAACTGTCTTCCATTTCCCTTTGATAAGAAAAACATGAAAGGGAAAGGGACGAACCCTTCTCTTGTTTGTTCTTCCAAGAAAAAGGAGGGGAAGGATCGGCCCTGCGATCTCGATCAGACGGCTGACGTGAGGCAATCGGGGCAACGAACGAGGCCGTTCTCGTTGCACTCGTCGCAGGCCCGGAAGTCGCCGCCCTTGTCGCTGTACCGCTTGTGGCTGCCGCTGCAGACGGCGCAGAGAACGAAGCGCACGCCGCCGCAGCGGTTGCAGACGGAGGTAGCGGGGGCGAGCCCGTCGATGAGGGCCTTGAGCTCGCCGGACTCGTGGAGGCCGTGGATCTCGTCGGCGCCGCCGAGGCATCGGCCGGCGAGGAAGACCTGGGGGAGGGTGGGCTGGGGGCAGTCGAGGGCGGCCTGGAGCTCGGAGAGGAAGCGGGGGTCCATGGAGAGGTCGCGCTCGTCGACGGCGACGCGGAGGCCCCGGAGGATGGAGCGGACGGAGCGGCAGTCCTCAAAGGTGCGGCGGACGACTCGGAGGGAGGTGAAGTAGAGAACGAAGAcgccgcggcggcggcggtcTAGGGGGTCGGAGGAAGGGGCGGAGGCGGCGGAGCGGAGGGCGCGTAGGGCGGTGGAGGCAAGGCAGGCTCGGTGGAGGATGCGGCGGAGGGCGTGGGAGGAGGGGGGCTTTCCGGGGCCATCGTCGAGGATGGCGTGGAGGTCTTTGAGGGTGGGGGACGAGAAGGAGGGCGAACGGCAGGCAGCGCCGGAGGATCGTGTGGAATTCACCCACGGTGGCCACATGATAGggggaaaagagagagaggggaaggggGGATGAGCCGAACCTTACGAGAGGCGTGAGAGACGGATGTAGGAAATTACGGGGTTTGGTGCTCGTTCCCTCCGTTCTTAAAATGGTTGTACTAAACAAACAGCAATTAAGTCactaatactatatatatatatatatatatatatatatatatatatatatatatatatatatatatatatatatatatatatatatatgtatatgtatatgtatatgtatatgtatatgtatatgtatatgtatatgtatatgtatatgtatatgtatatgtatatgtatatgtatatgtatatgtatatgtatatgtatatgtatatgtatatgtatgtatatgtatatgtatatgtgtatatatatatatatgtatatatgtatatatatatatatatgtatatatatatatatatatatatatatatagttatagttATAGTTATAGTTATCCGGAAATGAATTGGGTTTGTGTCtcctatttatctaaaaatatttcACCCTTCTAAATATCCAAAATATTTTGAatgattatctaaaaataatttaaagatCAAAATACTCTTGAATTTCATTTGGTCATGAGAATTTAATGGGTTAGGACAAACAAGTGAAAAGGTCATTTGGGTCCTAaaccattataaaaaaattaataaatataatcttttCATCCGAAAACTTAATGGCTTGGGTGTCTTTCACCTATCAACCTTCGATCTTTAGATTGTGATCACAAAGAAGAGGTCTCCTTATCTTTGATCCTTGTCGAAGGTCTCCTTATCTTTGATCGTTATTGAAAGTAATCGTAAGGTGATTTTTTTGTAATTATCTCTATAATATCTCTAGAAGAACCCTTATAGGGATttctgttgggctgatggcccatattcaacccatgtgggctttatcagcccacagctcacaccccctcttaacctaaccctaattaagattaagggggtgtggtggctgcgttttagaggcagattaaagctataaaaaggcagcaacgaggcagatctttgtagcgacgagattccaaagagaagaaggagaacaaggcagaagaggaagagaaagaaagggaagaagacaaggacaacgcagagagactgttcacaatcatctagcagtgttctcatctcaggttagatcaaatctacagtaggctcttgctgtgattacttgggaggttttagatattgtgggcagtaacgtgatccttgtatcccagttattctcttgtggttgttgcttgggttttgggcaagagattgagatttgtatattcattattctcatagtggattatctctagtttgccccgtggtttttacccttcacattgaaggggttttccacgtatatcttggtgttctgtttgattgtgtttccattttattccgctgcgtattttggtcttctagtatttgttcctatacaaaggttattcctgtttatatccccatcaactggtatcagagcggggttttggtgatttaatttttgtatttgaacatggaggccagtaatatttctcgcatgattagtttgaatggaaataattggatgatatggaaaccaagaatggaagatctcttgtattgcaaagatttgtatggacctttgcaaggggatagtgcaaaacctacaactatgatagatgatgagtggaagaggttagatcgaaaaacaattggatttattagacagtggcttgatgatagtgtatttcaccatgtttctactgaaatttctacatattctctttggaaaaaattggaaagtctctatgaaagaaaaacagctggcaacaaagcttttttgatcagaaaacttgtgaacctaaaatatagagagggtgcttctattgctgagcatttgaatgaaatgcagagtattactaaccagttatcctctatgagaatgtctcttgatgatgagttgcaggcattgttacttctcagttcattaccagaaagttgggagacactggtggtttcccttagtaattctgcgccagatggtattgtcactatgagtcaagtaacaagcagtttgttgaatgaggagttgagaagaaagagttcggcaacatctcagaatgattcacaggcacttatctcagagaacagaggaaggtcaaagtctagaagcagttcacgtatgggaaggagcaagtcaagatcaagaaaagatattgtttgctataattgtggtgagaaaggacattacaagaaccaatgtaagcaacctaagaagaacaagaaaaagagaaaagaagtggagtctacagagtcaaaggataatactacagctatagtgcagggtggtgattatttgattttgtctccttctgatgatattttttcttgtgtgtgtcaggatcttgagtgggtgattgacacaggtacttcttatcatgctacaccacggagagagttttttgctacataca includes:
- the LOC135612440 gene encoding uncharacterized protein At5g39865-like → MWPPWVNSTRSSGAACRSPSFSSPTLKDLHAILDDGPGKPPSSHALRRILHRACLASTALRALRSAASAPSSDPLDRRRRGVFVLYFTSLRVVRRTFEDCRSVRSILRGLRVAVDERDLSMDPRFLSELQAALDCPQPTLPQVFLAGRCLGGADEIHGLHESGELKALIDGLAPATSVCNRCGGVRFVLCAVCSGSHKRYSDKGGDFRACDECNENGLVRCPDCLTSAV
- the LOC135612437 gene encoding SAM50-like protein SPAC17C9.06, which translates into the protein MATPSDSEAGPNPKPVEELETESATNDEHHGEDEDEIEDEEEEEEGDDEEEAEEDETPAAQRENINRLFRRLSGGPVRLRVQDIIIRGNTKTKDALIEAEVLDAFRSACSMQELIQAAGLANTRLRQLDIFDSVSITLDSGPSELPGTANVVIDVVEARNPLTGEFGAYSKPEARSWSLEGSLKLKNLFGYGDIWDASGAYGFGQTSEISAGVSLPRFKAISTPLTTRVSLLSQDWLKFSSYKERLLGLSVGLISTGNHDLAYNLTWRNLSDPSHMSSKTIRRQLGHSLLSSLKYTYRIDHRDSNLRPTRGYAFLSTSQFGGLGPDSRIIRFIRQEFDVRGAFPLGFYNAAVNFGVAAGAIMPWGRGFMDSTSPLPERFYMGGHSSPICSLGGPTSLLGFKLRGVGPTDERRAILTKHGEDEATTPSGRIASPGGDAIGGNLAVTAFADLSFDLPLKLFRESGVHGHMFLNTGNVVDLTLAEFKNFSFRGFLETFRSSAGFGIIFPTRFFRMEINYCYILKQLQHDHGKTGIQFSFSTP
- the LOC135612439 gene encoding uncharacterized protein LOC135612439 isoform X2 → MADDFQKQLLSSLVSDIKNYDGRDPLRPWLHGIRRMKESLPPRILKEKLPRFLQKCAQTFESDRRYRNDARYLRVWIELMDYVDDAKVLLRKMEKNGIGLKRAMFYLAYALYYEKQKKFTEAEKMYHMGVQNLAEPAGELQKSYEQFLRRMELYKKRKAKEVVSNKRCLTLKGITEKKEIVDDKVQIVDAEDASQKPHHIEGSSKPRCKVRGSAVLGRSSKHRDYLVVDWEKQIPHDTDDTVVVKFVDSAIVGRSEAEDACHHGLVDPTINMKEAMNAIGSMFREPIEPEIMVKRRSSKPKAIPHTNGFEVFIDDDFGDGPNFGSCPTRNEQCGVSDLPNLRSNKHGEAFFPEALKNQRKTEVQKPFLREFKILADDDEVDEVIDRQIEVAKPPIANASICSKQHDPASSSYGNSNMIIPGLHEETIVHRFVGSTVLGEPKVENACHHGLVDPTINLKEAMDDINSMFGKPLDFFNGDKPKKKPGFVCSDKQPACDGFAVSCEGFSILADDDMEDPENNAPPENFCENGDLFEPTIFTKEAMAEINEMFGKPLDF
- the LOC135612439 gene encoding uncharacterized protein LOC135612439 isoform X1, with amino-acid sequence MADDFQKQLLSSLVSDIKNYDGRDPLRPWLHGIRRMKESLPPRILKEKLPRFLQKCAQTFESDRRYRNDARYLRVWIELMDYVDDAKVLLRKMEKNGIGLKRAMFYLAYALYYEKQKKFTEAEKMYHMGVQNLAEPAGELQKSYEQFLRRMELYKKRKAKEVVSNKRCLTLKGTHMSKESITDQEGITEKKEIVDDKVQIVDAEDASQKPHHIEGSSKPRCKVRGSAVLGRSSKHRDYLVVDWEKQIPHDTDDTVVVKFVDSAIVGRSEAEDACHHGLVDPTINMKEAMNAIGSMFREPIEPEIMVKRRSSKPKAIPHTNGFEVFIDDDFGDGPNFGSCPTRNEQCGVSDLPNLRSNKHGEAFFPEALKNQRKTEVQKPFLREFKILADDDEVDEVIDRQIEVAKPPIANASICSKQHDPASSSYGNSNMIIPGLHEETIVHRFVGSTVLGEPKVENACHHGLVDPTINLKEAMDDINSMFGKPLDFFNGDKPKKKPGFVCSDKQPACDGFAVSCEGFSILADDDMEDPENNAPPENFCENGDLFEPTIFTKEAMAEINEMFGKPLDF